gagggagacagacaggtttagTTCAGTTGATTTGCATTGATCTTTTTGTTCATAGGCCTATAAGCTggctctgacctgtctgtctacctgtctgtctctttaccTTTGACTCTGGAgacactgcctgtctgtctctctgtccgtcttgctgtctgtcttccagcctgtctgtctcctcactCAGCCCTCcgtcctgcagacagacaggtgcatTACCGTCTCTGttttcaaacacagacaggtagcCTGAGTCCTGAACTCACCTGTGAGACGTTCACGGTCTTTTCAAACGTTTCCGTCAGACAGGTGACGTCTCGCGCCTCCGTGAACACCTGCGACAGGTTAGCacacgagctaacgttagcatgaCACGTGACACTGCCGGTGAGTCACGTCAGCCTGTCACAGTCTACTGCTAATTAACCCGCCAATTAACGAACCAATTAACGAACCAATTAacgagctgtttgtttgtttgtcttttcgTTAATGGCTTCCGGTGTGAAACGTCACGTCGTACCGGTTCGGTGGTTCCGTGGTGACCCGGCTCCTCCGTCGGTTCCGTCATGACTGCAGATTAAACGTCAACCTCTGACGTCAAGATTTAACCGCCACTACACCTGCGACTTGACCGGATGTGAGCAAAGAGCTTCCGGTtggacatttcaaaataaatgttttaaccaAAGTAATCAAAaggaataattaaaaacatttaggaagtaattatatttatttatttatgtatgattTATTCAGAGATAGAGGAAGAACCTTTCAGAACCTTTCAGAACCGAGCCCGGAACCCAAACAATCATCCAAGgagaccacagagacacacacaggaagcagcatcacaatatttaaattcatttaaaatatttaaaaaaattaaaatatttaaattatgttttaatgattGTTGTGACTGTGCTGCCCTCCGCTGGTTGGTTCAGGACACTAACAGACGTCACATGACGTTTGCAGGAGGACCAATCAGAGTTCATCGTCTGAGCATGTCAGGTATGAAGGGTTAAAAACAGCTGACGGTCTGTGTAGTTCAGGaacacatatataaacaaaatatataaatactgtgtataaatatataaatacatatataaatactgtatataaataaatatataagtacataaataaatatataaatacatatatgaatacataaatactgtatataaatacatatataaatacatatataaatatataaatactgtatataaatacatatataaatataaatctgcgTCTAAGCTTAAGCTGTTACATCTGGTAGGACGTTCCgccaacggggaacaacagacgagatGTAAAGTCTGCgcactcagagacagagacaggaagcaaagacagagacaggaagcagagacaggaagcaaagacagagacaggaagcagagacaggaagcagagacaggaagcaaagacagagacaggaagcagagacagggagcagagacagagacaggaagcagagacagggagcagagacagagacaggaagcagagacacagacaggaggcagagacaggaagcagagacagagacaggaagcagagacacagacaggaagcaaagacagagacaggaagcagagacaggaagcagagacagagacaggaagcagagacaggaagcagagacagagacaggaagcagagacaggaagcagagacagagacaggaagcagagacaggaagcagagacagagacaggaagcagagacaggaagcagagacagagacaggaagcagagacaggaagcagagacagagacaggaagcagagacaggaagcagagacagagacaggaagcagagacaggaagcagagacagagacaggaagcagagacaggaagcagagacagagacaggaagcagagacaggaagcagagacagagacaggaagcagagacaggaagcagagacagagacaggaagcagagacaggaagcagagacagagacaggaagcagagacaggaagcagagacagagacaggaagcagagacaggaagcagagacagagacaggaagcagagacaggaagcagagacagagacaggaagcagagacaggaagcagagacagagacaggaagcagagacaggaagcagagacagagacaggaagcagagacaggaagcagagacagagacaggaagcagagacaggaagcagagacagagacaggaagcagagacaggaagcagagacagagacaggaagcagagacaggaagcagagacagagacaggaagcagagacaggaagcagagacagagacaggaagcagagacaggaagcagagacagagacaggaagcagagacaggaagcagagacagagacaggaagcagagacaggaagcagagacagagacaggaagcagagacaggaagcagagacagagacaggaagcagagacaggaagcagagacagagacaggaagcagagacaggaagcagagacagagacaggaagcagagacaggaagcagagacagagacaggaagcagagacaggaagcagagacagagacaggaagcagagacaggaagcagagacagagacaggaagcagagacaggaagcagagacagagacaggaagcagagacaggaagcagagacagagacaggaagcagagacagaaagtggagacagagacaggaagcagagacagagacaggaagcggagacagagacaggaagcagagacaggaagcagagtcagagacaggaaacagagacaggaagcagagacaaagacaggaagcggagacagagacaggaagcagagacaggaagcagagacagagacaggaagcagagacagagagacagagacaggaagcagagacagagacaggaagcagagacagaaagcggagacagagacaggaagcagagacagagacaggaagcggagacagagacaggaagcagagacaggaagcagagtcagagacaggaaacagagacaggaagcagagacagagacaggaagcagagacaggaagcagagacaggaagcagagacagagacaggaagcagagacaggaagcagagacagagacaggaagcagagacaggaagcagagacagagacaggaagcggagacagagacaggaagcagagacaggaaacagagacaggaagcagagacaggacaataaagtttgtttcaAACGGCTGTTCTTGTTGGTTTttcacaatatttaaaatatttcaggaTGACCCTCCCTGtgtgagctctgattggtcccTCAGCTGATCACTCATGAATGCCGAGATCTGATTGGATGTGCTGCAGTTCCCCTGCTCTCCTGCAGGTGGTGTAGTCCAGCAGTTAGAGACCTGACCTGTGATGTCCTGCTGTGACCACAGGGAGGCAGCAAACTCCTCCGTCACCTCCTGCTCTAATTAACCTGAATGATGCTCACCTGctcatcagaaccagaaccagcagaactTACCTGctcatcagaaccagaaccagcggAACTTATCTGctcatcagaaccagaaccagcagaactCACCTGCTCAGCTTCTCTGATGAACTTCTTCATGTGGTccaaaaaagttaaataaatgtttcagctGCGTTTTcctgaacatttaaaaagttcattgaatgatgaattaataaataatgtttgtttgtgatgtaaTGAGCTCTTCATGAACAAACTGTGtttctatttctttattaaGCGCTAACAAACCAACGTTCATGttacacagagctgctgctaatTAAAGGGTTAATGGATCAGACCggtcaccatggtaacacagTCAGAATCTACGGAAGCCCATTCCCGccaaaagttcaacatttgATGACGAAAGAACGAACAGAAACATTTAGTCTGTCCTGGAGCTTTCAGCTGtgtcacatgatcttcatccaatcatttaaatatttaatttgactCAAAGCTCTGGAtcagatttaaaacatctaaatgaaaaattaagtttcaatttttaatttgacttttatttaaatgttttaatttgaaatatttttcgTGGCTGAAATGAGTTTCCATTTTTCTGAAACAcgactgaacaaaaaaaacgtcTTTTGTTTCTcggacaaacaaaacatgtttttttttttcctggtttcaaatataaattaattaaacagacGTCCCTATGGacgaaaacacagacagacaggaagtagaaaatAATTCTAGTTCTACAAACAAGTTAactttttacaaaatgtcacaacaaaACATGCCAAAGGTCAAAGTTCAGGAGCTCCTCTGAGATTTAACGTGTTTACTACTAaagataaaatgtttaataatgttttgatTCAAATGAAACGCTTCAGAACGTCAGCTGACAGACGCATGGTTTGGGGAAACGTTGGTTTGGTATTTTAGATTTTCTGAAGTTTGGAGTTGTCGAGGAGCTCCTGAGCTCTGAAGTTGGACGTGGaggaaaatgaattaaatattggACAGTTGAGTGTTTAAGCACTACAGTTCTAGTTGTTCTTAGCGGGTCAGTATAAAGGTTCTGGCTTTTCTACGAGGACACTTTCTATGAAGCTCAGATAACTTGTCCTGTAAACCTTCAGCACACTTTGTGAAAACCATCATGTGGACTTGGCGGTCTAAATGGGTCCAGGTTGGATCCGGACCACCATGATCCACATCAACAGGTGTGGCTGAGGCGTAATACTGTGTTCTGACTCAACGGCACAGTCCAGGCATGAGCTTCTTACAAAGTGTGGACACTGAGGGTCCTAGTTCAACCAGTCTGAAAGTCTCCATAAGTGCTGTGAGTCCGGATCAGCTGAAGGTTCAGATTGGTCCATGATGACGGTGCCGGGCGCCATTCACTCCTGTTtcctgtacaaaaacaaactctacGTCTGACACTCTACGGCTCATTTTGCATTTAGGACGACGAGGTGACGTTGACAGAGGATGCCACTGTCGTCTCCCTCGGAGAGTACTCCGCCTCCTCCTTGTTGGGGTGGGAGGAGTTATCTGACTTGCTGCGGCTGAACTCTGCCCCCACATTCGGCCCCGCGAACTTGGTGTTTGGCCGGAGGCAGGCGGTGCAGCACAGCAGCGTCTTGAGGAAGGCGCGGCGCATCTCGTTGCTGGTCAGTGTGTAGATGAGCGGGTTCATGGCAGAGTTGAGGACGGCGAGCGCCAGGAACCACTCGGCCTTGTAGAGGATCGGGCAGGTCAGCGTCTCGCAGGCCACGTCCAGCAACAGGAGGATGAAGAGTGGCGCCCAGCAGGCGATGAAGCAGCTCAGGACGATGATGACAGTCTTCAGCAGCGCCATTGACTTCTCCGAGCTCTTGATGTTGGTGCCGGCGTTAGTGCGGCCGTTGGACACCTTCCTGAAGACGAGTTTGCGGCTGCGAGTGCGCACCAGCACGTAGATACGAGCGTAGAGCACCACGATGGCCATGAGGATGATGCTGAAGACAGTGGTACAGAACAGGATGTAGGTCTTGTGGTAGAGCGGCAGCACGGTGGAGCACTGCGCCATGTTCTGGATGCAGTTCCAGCCCATCACTGGCAGGCCGCCTAGCACTGCCGCGATCATCCACACAGTGCTGATGAGCAGGAAAACGCGGCAGGTGTTGCCATTATTGTGCAGCTTCATCTTCAGCATGGTCAGGTGTCGCTCGATGGCAATGGCGAGCAAGCTGAAGACCGACGCCGCCAAAGCCACGAACATGCTGCCCTCTCTGAAGAACCACTGCGTGGGCGTCAGCTTGTAGGTGTTGGCGCCCGACAGCAGGATGTTGGCAGTGTAGACAACGCCGGCCAGCAGGTCGGACAGCGCCAGGTTCCCAATGAAGTAATACATGGGCTTGTGGAACTTCTTGGTCCTCCAGATGGTGGTCAGGACCAGGATGTTCTCCAGGATGATGAAGCAGCACACAATTATGAAGACCACTGAGTCGGCCTTCAGGCCCGAGTCCTGCTGTGTCTTCCGGAACTTGCCGGTGTAGTTGTAGTGTTTGTCGATCAGGTCGGAGTAGCTGGGCTCAGCCATGGCCTGCAGGGGCAGCGGGAGTCCAGCAAGGGGCGCCACGTCCTCAGACTTCAGTCATTCATGTCAGGTAGTAACACTGAAGAGGAGCCGAGAGAGTTCTGCTGCTGAGGGGGGGGCATGGTCCTGCAGAGAGACGGACTACAGTCAGAACCAGGTCCAAGACAGACTTTAAGACTGGTCTCAGATCAGAAACTTTTAAAGGTTTTCAATGTCAGACGATGAACTGGACCGCCAGACACAAAAGTTCAGACCAACAGAGAGTGAGAAGacacaagagaggaagagatgttCAACAAACCTTAAGAGACTGGCCCAATAAAACCAGAACCAGTAAGACCAGAACCAGCAAGACCAGAACCAGCAAGGCCAGAACCAGTCTAACCTTCATTAAGCTGGTTTCTGATCAGCTAATTAAAACGTTGATACAGATgaatgtttgtctctgaacggTCCCTCTGAAGATTCGGTTCGGTTCTGATTTcagaacaaacactgaaacttaAACATCATCAACTTTCCAGTTTcaactttaaataaagttttttttttacataaagttTGACTCGACCTGTCGTTATTTCAGCGTTATTTTAACGTTATTTTAACGTTATTTTAACGTTATCTAAACATTCTTTAAGTATTCCGTCATTCAGCAGAAAGAGCCTCTGACGTCACGTCATCGCATCAGAGCTTCCAGTTTTGATAAAAACGTAAAATCGAGTTTTAATCTCCGGTAAATCCGGATGATTGTCCGGTCAGTGAACGCGGCTCTGCGGACTCACTCAGCACAGAGAGCGACAGATGAACCAATCAGAGCTGAGATCtgagaaatatatgaaatatatgaaatatatgaaatatatgaaacGTGTGAAACTTAAAACTGAATCTGTGAATCAAAGTTtgtgaatcaaatcaaagattTAACGACAGAAAAGTGATTTTACCTTCAGAGAGAGACCGGAGCACAACAACCAACCCGACAGCAGCTCGAGACCgacagagaggacacacacacacacacacacacacacacacacacacacgctgaggaggaggatgatgatgaagacgtttccctcctccacatctcatttattttgactgaaaacaaaaggtaacattaaatgaataaacatgtcgtttatattttaatgttaattattacagctgtttctattattttggcCACCTCATTAATAAACATGAGGGACAAAATATTAGGAACAGCTCTCAGTataacaataaacatgaatattatatattatatatctacaTNNNNNNNNNNtatttagatatatatattatatatcatattattataaaacttCATTAAGTTTTTGAGGAATCACACTGGTACCTGCTGAAGTGcccactgagtgtgtgtgtgtgtacattttatatctctatatataatatattatatatatctatctatatcatcttatttaattttatatatatatcaaggAAGACTTCTTTGTTCCtgggtggggaaaaaaaaaaaaacagctggacaCCCCCATATTGACGGGCTGTCATTGACCTCTACCTAAGTCAGGAGGTCATGGGGAGGGGAAACCTGAGGCGTCCGGTCTGCAGGGAGTCACGGaggactacatccaggttttagacagttgcggggacgCACGGAGacacgtcaggttttagacagtctggtgtGGACGTCtcgggactacgtccaggttttaggacgtTGTGGGGATGTCTcatgagactacgtccaggtttcgACAGTCTTTGGGATGTCTTCGAGACTAccctccaggttttagacagtctgtggggatgtctCAGGAGACTACTTCCGGGCGTCTCCATTGTTTCAACTTGTGACCTTACAAATGGgctattataaataaaatttattgCCTTTGATAATCCCACAGTATCTCATATATGATCTTCTGGTTTCCACCGTGATCTCAGTTTCCCACCATGATCTCTGTGTTCCCACCATGATGTCAGTGTTCCCCACCGTATCTCAGTGTTCCCACCGTGATCTAAGTGTCCCACCATGATCTCTGTGTTCCCACCATGATGTCAGTGATTCCCaccatgatgtcagtgttttcaaCCATGATCTCATGTGTTCCCACCAGCTCTCAGTGTTCCCaccatgatgtcagtgtttccCCACCGTGATCTCCGGGTTACCACCGTGATGTCAGTGTTCCCACCATTGATCTCGCTTGTTTCCACCATGATGTCCAGTGTCCCCCCATGATTCAGTGTTCCCACCATGATCTCTGTTTTCCCCCCGTGATCTCAGGGTTCCCACGTGTGACTGTCAGTGTTCCCACCATGATCTCCGTTGTTCCACCATGATTGTCAGTGTTCCCACTATGATCTCAGGTTCCACCATGATATCCGTGTTCCCACCCATGATCTCCGTGTCCCACTATGTGTCAGGTGTTCCCACCGTGATCTCAGTTTTTCCCACCGTGATTCAGTGTTCCCACCGTGATCTCGGTGTTCCCACCATGATGTCACGTGTTCCCACCATGCTCTCCATTGTTTCAACCATGATGTCAGTGTTCCCaccatgatgtcagtgtttaccACCATGATGTCAGTGTCCCACATGATGTCAGTGTTCCCACCATGATGTCAGTGTTCCCACCCATGATTCAGTGTTCCCACCATGATGTCGTGTTCCCCACTATGATCTCATGTTCCCACCATGATCTTTCAGTGTTCCCACCATGATCCAGTGTTCCCCCTTGTGATGTCAGTGTTCCCACCATGATTGTCCGTGTTCCCACCATGTGTTTCAGTGTCCCACCATGATCTCAGTGTTCCCACCATGATTGTCAGTGTTCACACTAGATCTCAGTTTTCCCACCCTGATCTCAGTTTCCACATGCGTCCAGTGTTCCCACCTGACCTCGTGTTCCCCCCTGATGTCAGTGTTCCCCACCCACGATCTCTGTGTTTCCACCCATGATCTCAGTGTTCCCaccatgatgtcagtgtttccACCATGATCTTCCGTGTTCCCACCATGATGTCAGTTGTTCCCACCATGATGTCCAGTTTTCCCACCGTTGATCTCGTGTTCCACCGTGATCTCAGTTTCCCACCCTGATCTCCAGTGTTCCCACCCATGATGTCAGTTTTCCCAACATTCTCTGTGTTCCCCACCACTGATGTCAGTGTTCCACCCTGATTCTGTGTTCCCACAATGATCTCAGTGTTCCCACCATGATTCAGTTTTCCCCACCGTGATCTCAGTTCCCACCGTTGATCTCAAGTGTTCCCCCCTGATCCTGTTTTTCCCACCATGATCTCTGTGTTCCCACCATGATGTCAGTTTCCACCATGATCTGTGTTCCCCACCATTGATCTCAGTGGTCCCACATGATGTCAGTGTTCCCACCATGATCTCAGTTTTCCCACCGTGATCTTCAGTGTCCACCATGATCTCCAGTGTTCCAACCCTGATTGTCAGTGTTCCCACCATGCTCTCTGTTTCCCACCATGATGTCAGTGTCCCACCATGATCTCTTGTGTCCCACCGTGCTCTCCGTGTTCCCAACCATTATGTCACAGTGTTCCCACCATGATCTCCATGTACCACGTGATCTCAGTTTCCCACCTCTGATCTCTGTGTTCCCCCATGATGTCAGTGTTCCCACCCTGCTGTCAGTGTTCCCCCATGATGTCAGTGTTCCCACCATGATCTCAGTGTTCCCACAATGATGTCAGTGTTCCCACCATGTGTCAGTGTTTCCACCATGCTCTCTGTGTTCCAaccatgatgtcagtgtttccACCCTGGCTCTGCTGTTTCCACCATGATCTCTGTGTTTCCACCATGGGGACTGTCAGTGTTTCCCACCATGATCTCTGTTTTCCCACCATGATCTCAGTAGTGTTTCCCACCTGGATCTCAGTGTCCCACCATGATGTTCAGTGTTCCCACCATGCGTCGTGTTTCACCATGGAATCTCTGTGTTTCCaccatgatgtcagtgtttccACCATGATCTTCTGTGTTCCACCATGATCTCTGTGTTCCACCATGATGTCCGTGTTCCCACCATGATCTCTGTGTTCCTCCCTGATGTCCGTGGTCCCACCATGATCTCTGTGTTTCCACCCTGATCTCACGTGTTCCCAACCATCATGATGTCAGTGTTCCCACCTGACTCAGTTTCCCACCGTGAT
Above is a genomic segment from Larimichthys crocea isolate SSNF chromosome XIV, L_crocea_2.0, whole genome shotgun sequence containing:
- the s1pr1 gene encoding sphingosine 1-phosphate receptor 1; the encoded protein is MAEPSYSDLIDKHYNYTGKFRKTQQDSGLKADSVVFIIVCCFIILENILVLTTIWRTKKFHKPMYYFIGNLALSDLLAGVVYTANILLSGANTYKLTPTQWFFREGSMFVALAASVFSLLAIAIERHLTMLKMKLHNNGNTCRVFLLISTVWMIAAVLGGLPVMGWNCIQNMAQCSTVLPLYHKTYILFCTTVFSIILMAIVVLYARIYVLVRTRSRKLVFRKVSNGRTNAGTNIKSSEKSMALLKTVIIVLSCFIACWAPLFILLLLDVACETLTCPILYKAEWFLALAVLNSAMNPLIYTLTSNEMRRAFLKTLLCCTACLRPNTKFAGPNVGAEFSRSKSDNSSHPNKEEAEYSPRETTVASSVNVTSSS